Sequence from the Amaranthus tricolor cultivar Red isolate AtriRed21 chromosome 1, ASM2621246v1, whole genome shotgun sequence genome:
aaaactgCTATAAATATCATTTTTATTGTCTTTCGTTTTTTACCTTTTTCTATATTATACAATATTATTGGTAACTTATCGATCTATATTTCTCACTAGTCAAACCAGTCAACTTCTACTACCAACAATTGAAAGTTGTTCAAATGATATCTTTCAAAACATATTATGTCTTAAActtctatttttcaatttaactaAAATCTCATAAAGTATAGTATAGATGATTCCAACTAGACATGTCAAATTAACCTAATTTGACATTGATTTAAAATCTAACCGAAAATTAATGGGTTATGATCTATTTCGTCTCGTAACTGGGTCGAAAAAACCAGAAAAAACTAGGTTAAACTCATTTGAAACTCAAACACACCGTCTTCACACCTTTTGAATTCCACGTCAGCATTCTTAGTTCCACGACATTATTAGTTGAAATTCACCAATTTTCAATCAACTTTTAGtggtttaatatttttgttgtaaaCCTgtgatatattatatttttatataaaaatgtcTTTTAAAAATACTCCTATATTTTTATACATAATACAATCATGTATAGAATGATTAGTCTTTTTCCTACAAAGACTGTAATGTACATCTAATCTCTAGAATTTTAAGCCCTTCAACTGCCTTATTGTCTCTTAATATTCTTAATACAACAGTTGATCAATGTATGCAACTGATCTTGTGATTTGTGAGTTCCTATGAGGATTCTAAATGCCCTCTATTTCTCTTGCATAATGATTCATTCATCAGAAATTTCATGGTTGGAACAATTTTAGTTCAAATTGCTCATTACTTATTTACGTGAAATTACATATAACGTTTACCATCAAGcatcaatcaaaaacaatcTATCAAGCATCAATCGAAAACAATCTCTATTATCGTACAGTCCTCCCTCCCAAACCCCACCCTACATGGATTCATGGAAGATCAACAATAATTGTGCATATTAAATGGACTAATCTCAAAATCTCATAAACCCAATAGGAAAGAAGAGGAAACtgtaatacaaaaatatttgagggcaaaaaagagaaatttaattgataatcaatatttcaaataatatctaCAAATTAGGGGAAAATTGAAAACCCTAAACAAAATTCGTATTCCCCCTAATAATCGAAATCAAACAACTCCTTCAAACTACTATTAAACCTAATGATCTGATGAAAACccctttattattttcttcaatGTGGGAAGAATTGCATCAGAATTAGAACTAGAGTGATCTGAACTTTCAATCTCCTCAGAATCCTtaaaaacaaattcatcaatcaaacctTTAACAGATTTTGGTGATAAAGGATGAAAATTCAAACCCCAATATGAAATAAACTCTTTAACTAAACCCATTTTTTCATCAGTACTAAAATTCTTCCAATTGTTCTTGACATCTTCTGGGTTCATATCAAGGTAATTGCAAAGATCAGAAAAAAGTAGTTGCTTACTCCTTTTCATTGCGTTTTCTCTCTCCTTAGACTGAGTATTTAATCTGTGGACTTCTGCTGCAAAATCTGAAGCTAATTCTGCATCACTGATTATGTTGTTGGGTTTTCTAGGGTTTCTGCCATGGCTGCAACAGAAAAAGGTTGGGGTTTGAGGATGACAGAAGACAGAAACAAGGGTTTTGGGGGATTTTTGGAAGTAGGTTAGATTCGGGAGAGGAAGATATGAAATCGGTGAGAAGGAGAGAGACATCGATTAAACTGGATTTGAATATGTCGTGATTTTTCTGGGTTTGGAATACAACGATGAAtgagttaaaaaaaaacttaaaattgtgGTTATTGGTAAAATGGGGATGAATGATAATGACATCAAAGAGGATGAAAGCCGAAAGGAATATATCCGATAAATTCAAGCCAATTATTGAACGGCTTCAATTAGCCTATgcacaaacacaaaaaattttacaaaagccGTCTACTAATGAACTAGTccaaactttaaaataaaaaaattaatttttactttaaagTATCAATTCTGATATCAATGTgattaattttaacttaaagtaaattaatcaattaaaataaaaaaatttaattttgaccttaaagtaaatattaaaatgaatgtCGATActatatcaaatttttttaaaaaattcagatTAATAAGATGTGAGACTGTGAGTCGAATGGAGTTCAACTAGATATTTGAgtcaaatcaaaaattaatatggCTAATTGAAGTACTTATTAATCTTTATCAAACTAAACTAGATTTTGGAGTAGATCTAAGCTACTATAGATCTGTAGAACAAAATTATTAACAAACTTAACATTTTGTTGTGTCTCTTAAAacacttcctccgttctgaaaaTACTCGCTAAATAAGGGTATTTTTACAGTATTTatcgtttaagcttattttatatatcgcgactaatgtgtaagaaaaaatatagtcaagtgggattttgtttgaatcgcctaatcgcatactttcataatattaagttttaataattttaaaatgtgtatattttaatatataaatgatcaaaataacacattggattgcgtaaaaagttaaatgtagcaagtatagtggAACGGATGAAATATTTAGCAATACTCATAtgaaaaaattgttcaaaataaaCTAACTATAAAAAATGTCACACGGTGAAACCcactcatacaagaatttgtgaatgttCAAATATCGGATAAGGTTCAACTCATAATAAACTAATGACTCCATTGCAATTATGAATTGACAAAGACATCAACTAAATTCAAATATCAAACAGTAAGAGAActtgcaaaaaaaaacattaagaaGCTCAGATGCGCACACCAGCTTTCTTCTGGTATAAAACATCAGTGAACACATTCAACACAGTGAACACAAATATATTTTGCACCAGCCGGGAATCGAACCCGGGTCTGTACCGTGGCAGGGTACTATTCTACCACTAGACCACTGGTGCTGTTGTGAACCATCGTTTACTTTCATAAATATGGCTATGCTTTTTCTTGCAAGTATTCTTTTGTCATTTTTAGTATGACTAAGGATTATAACCCGGTGAATCTCAATGATAATCTTTATCATTTAATGTTatagtggatatattattttattaaataataaatttaatgaagaaaaaatagaaatcataaacatttaaaaaatattaaaagaaggttagtggaaaatatgtggAGATCATAGAGAATATAAAAATGAAGTTAGTAGAAGATATTTGGggataataaatattattaaaatattaaaatgagaatgaacaaaattatttttgtccaaaatttgcgATGTAAATAGAAATAATCTTTaggaaacaacaaataaaacattctAAAATGACATTGAAAACTTCTTTAAGAAACGGAGGGAACATCATTTATCATTGGTAAAGATTTCACAAAATAACATTCCTATAATTATGATCATACTATTTAATAATTTCATTGTTAAATAACAAATGACAGTCTAACAGCCATTTGTCAAATGCGGTAATTTTATTGGTCAATTGAATTTGACGTGGCAACAATAATTCCatatataatttacaaaaaaaaaaatacatatgtagaaaaatattagattgtattattatcaaataaattCCTTATATAACAATTTTATCCGAGGCtttattttatcttaaaaataaatttgttagaACAATATGACCAATCTTTTATTGCAATCAATTTTATTCTtgtaataaaatatcaaaatataattatagGCATAATAATTGACA
This genomic interval carries:
- the LOC130796999 gene encoding uncharacterized protein LOC130796999 — translated: MSLSFSPISYLPLPNLTYFQKSPKTLVSVFCHPQTPTFFCCSHGRNPRKPNNIISDAELASDFAAEVHRLNTQSKERENAMKRSKQLLFSDLCNYLDMNPEDVKNNWKNFSTDEKMGLVKEFISYWGLNFHPLSPKSVKGLIDEFVFKDSEEIESSDHSSSNSDAILPTLKKIIKGFSSDH